Part of the Nostoc sp. ATCC 53789 genome, GTGGGAAAACTTTACTTTTAGGCAGTCTAATCGGATATGCAGATGCTTTACCAGTCAGTGAAAACCCTACTACAGGTAATGTTACCGCAATACACATCATCCCGCAAGACGACTTTGCAACTACCCAATTAAGTAATTTCACTGTAGAGTATCTTTCTCACGAAGGCGTACATGAGTGTCTACGCTTCATGCTAGGGGAAGCCCATAAACGCACGACAGCAGCAGGACTTCCTCCGATACCAGTATCGAAACTCAACTCTGGCAAAGATATTATTAGCTGGTGTGAAGAGGCTTGGAATAGTAGTAACAATTTGGAGCTACGTTATTTACTTCGGGAGTTGGTATTATTTCTGCGGGCTTATCAAGCTTATGGGGAAGTGATGTGTGGTGGGCACTACCAGATTGATGCTACCACCGCCCGCGAAGGGCTACAACTGATCGAACAGCCAATGGCAATCCAAAATCTGAAATTTGAGGATTTACCGCCAGCGCATATCCGATTACCAAGTCCACCCCAAAGGCTACCAACAAAGTTATTGCAGAATAGCTTTCCACTCATCCGTCGCGTAGATATCGATGTGAAAATCTCACGGGAAATTTGGGATTTTACAGGTGCAGCTAAATTTATTCTCATCGACTTTCCAGGATTGGGGGCTGCTAATTCGGGAGCTAGGGATACCTTTTTGTCACTGCGGGAACTGGCAGAAGTACAAACAATTTTGGTATTGCTAAATGGTAAATCTCCCGGTAGCGATCGCGCCAATAAAATTTTCACTATGATGCAACAGCAGCGACCAGGACAAGACCTGAAAGATTTAATTCTTGTAGGTGTAGGTCGCTTCGATCAACTCCCCCTAGACAGTGAAGGTGGCGAAAGAGAACTTGACCATTTGATTGAAGATAGCCATTTAAAAGAGGAAACCGTTTTCCAAAAACTCAAAGTTCTGCAAACTACCATTGATGGTGCAGAAGCTTTTACAACCCAAAAAGACCGGATCGTTTTACTGTCGCCACTGTTGGGACTAGCTGAATTAGCAAAACGTTCTACTACAGTCAAAGCAGGCTCACCAGATTTTTTGGCTAACTTGGACTATCCTGATTACCTAGATCGGTCTAAACGCCTACAAGATAAATGGGAGCTATTAAGTGAACGGCTGTTAGAGACAGATCCCCGCAGTAATTTAGGCAAACAGCTAGGTTACTTTGGTCAAGATGGGGGACTTAGTAAGCTGCGGGAATTAATTCAAACCCACGTAGCGACTCATGGTTTGAAGCAACTGTATGAAGATACTCGCAGAGCAGCTGATGTTGTGAGCCAGCAACAAGATCACTTGAAGGACATCATAGATGAAATTCACGAGCAAGGCATCCCCACAGGAGACAGTCCCGCCTTTATCGAGTTGCGCTTTGTCGTCGAAAGCTTAGATAAAATCTACAGGAATTTTCAAAAAGATTTAGGGACAGAACCACTTAAAGATCGGCGCGGTGTTGTCGTCAGCGATGTAGTTAAAGACGAACTCACTTTTAGAATCCTCAATTGGAACCAGTGGACTTTACTCTTCAACAAAGCCAACAATGGAGCGATCGCTCTGGCAGAATCTAAAGGTGCAGCCGGAAAATTATTTGATCGAGGAAACCGTGTAAATACTTCCCTTCCAACTAAAAGCGATGATTTTTATCCAGTATTTGAGAAAACCGTTAAAGAAGTAGAAGATTTTGCCCGCGATCGCATTCATCAAGCAGTGGTAGATTTGTTGAATCAATTGTCAAATTATGTCGCCCCAGAACGCGAACAATTGCAGGTATTTTTCCATCCAGATATGGAACAACAAATTGAAGAAAAATTTGGTTTTGAAGATGCCGATCTCTTTTACAAATTATTACTAGGATGCGATCCTAACGAATGGAAAGAAGCAATCATCTCGGAAATCAGTAGTAAAGATAAAACAGTTGCACCTGAAACCATCTTTCCTCTAGCGCGTCAAGACGAGAAACACAACGTTGGTCAAATCTTTGACTGGGCACCAGAAAAAAGCCAAGGTTTATCTAGATCGAGCAATCACCAACTTTTAGTACTGCGGCTGCGAGATGAAATCACTGCTAGCGCTAGTCTTCATCTTGTACAGTATGTTAGCGAAGTTAATCAGCAAATTAATTCAGAAATAGCAGGCATTTTGGATCAAATTATTCCTAGTTTGCAAAACCTTTCAAAAAAAGAAACTTTGCTGAGATATTTGGCGGCTGGGGACTTACCACCTGAGATAGCGATTCCTACTTGGTTGCAGATTATTTCAGAACTTGCTGCTGTTTCTTACTTAGATGATTTGAGATAAGCTAACTCAGAGCCTACGCCCTTTCATATAAAAGCGTAGCCCGACGTAGATATAGCGCCAAATAAAAAAGCCAGTGCTAAAGAGAATCAATGGTACAAGACCAAAGATTCTCTAAATTCGTAATTTTATAATACAACATTACAATTTTTAGCCAGCTATAAAACAAACAACAGAAAGTGATACTATAATGAACCCTTTTCAACTCAACAAATATAGCGAACAAGAACCAAGCGAGAAACAACAAAAAAGATTTCCAGGATGGTTTGCTTTAGATTTTGGCACATCGAACTCTACAGTTACACTATTCGATCCCATTGAAGTGCCGATCGCAGAAATTCTACCAAAAGAACAAGAAATGCGGTTGCGCGATCGCTTATCACAATGGCTGAGTTCTCCCGCTTCAGTCGCTTTACCAGATGTCAGTGATGATGATTGGGCAAAGTTCATCACAGAAATTAGCAAAAACCTGGAGATAGATCCAAGAAAGTTGAGTGAAGTATTTGAAAGTGACAATAAAGAGCGATTTTTGGAAGCAATTCGCCAAATTGAGCTTTCTTTAGGAAATAGCGAGAGGTTTCGCCGTGCTGTCAGCAAAAAACTTTACCAAATTTATCATGAGGTATTCCGCGTCCCTACCCTAGAGTCGCAAAATTTGATCCCAGTTGTGCTGGATATCGATCGCCGCGATACGGAAATTCCCAGCGAGTTGGAAATTTCGCAGTTAGGGGACTTAAAACTGCGGATGGGTAGAGAAGCTAGAGATAACCGCAAAAAAGCGATCGCTCAAGGCACCAGCAGTTCTTTAAAGGAAATTATCAGCAGGTTTCACCATTCACCCAAGCGCTATTTTGGTCAGGAGCGATCGTTTTCGGTTATTTTGGATGGTAAAGAAGAAATAATTACCGCAAATCAACTGATTCAATCTGCTTGGGCGCATTTAATCGAGTTAACTGAAGATTACCGCCAACGCGCCCAACGTAGATTTTCAGAAGGAACTTTTTTGACAGCAGTTGTTACCTACCCCACCGTCGCCCCACCAGTTGTTCGCAAGGAAGTTAAGGAATTTGTTGAGCAATTGGGGATCGATGATGTCCAAACTGCTTATGATGAAGCCGTTTCTGTGGCAATATTCTTTTTGTGGCGAGAATTTGGCGGTAATCTGAATATTGGCATCGAATCATTCAAAACTCGTTGCCGTCAAGTAGGAAATAAATGGTCACAAAATGTCCTCGTTTTGGATATCGGCGGCGGAACCACAGACTTAGCTTTAATTGAACTGACTTTAGAAGATAAAACCCCTACTTTTGCTGATTATGAAGACCGGGGTTTAGGAGGACGTTACTATAAACTCACCCCCAAATTATTAGGTTCATCTGGTCATTTACAGTTAGGTGGTGAGTTAATCACGCTGCGGATTTTTAGATTATTAAAAGTTGCGATCGCAGACTTCTTGTTGACAGCAGTAACAACAGGTGATATTGAAAGCGAAAAGCTAGAAGATTTAATTAGCTCTGAATTAAACGAACGATTTTTAGAACAAGGTAAATTCAAAAGTGGTAGTCTTTTAAAATGTCTAGATAAAGAGAATCCAGAAGGTGATATTGCTTACAAAGATGCCCTAGATACTGCCGAGAAAATATTACCCACTCGTTGGCAACAAACACCCCAACGCCTGCAATCCTTTTATATCCTCTGGGATCATGCAGAGGCAGCTAAACTTAAACTTGGGCAAAAAGCACCAGCAGATAATTCTCTATTAACCTTCACACTTTCTGAACAACAAATTTCCGAACTGCTCACTCAAAGCGCCGTCAAATTGCAAGTCAAAGATCCAAATAGCATCTGCGTTACTCTAGATAACCACCAGTTTGAACGAGCCACCGTTTCAGGAATTAAGGAAGCGATTGGTATTGCTAAAGGATTGATGGAAAGTCGCTTACGTCCTGATGATCTCACCAAAGATTCTTGGAATTCCCAAAAAGTTGATTGGTTAATTTTGTCTGGAAAAACTTGTAATTTAGACATAGTGCAGCGCCAAATCTACCAAGAATTTAGTAAATCTCCATATTTTGTGTGGAATCCAGAACGAATTACCTTTGTGTTGGAATTTACCAAATTAGCTACCTCTGCCGGTGCTTGCTATGCCGAAAAACTACGAAGATTGAGATTCGATCCAGAAGAGTCTAAAAGCTTGCTGCGTAAGGGAGCCAATCAACTAGAAATTGATGTCAAAAACCTGTTTTATTATTTGCCTTGCAACTTCAAACGCAAAACCCAAAGTAACGATTTACTAACCATATTTAAAGCTGGACAAGAACTCTATCAACTCGCACCTTGGGAAAGTGTCGCCAAGGTTCGTACTGCATGGCAAGGAATCCAATTAACTAATATTATTTACCGTCAAGACTACGAAGATGGAGATTTACGACTATGGGGTAGTTTCGACGGCAAAAACCTCATGAATAAACTGGGAATGCAAGAAGCAGAGTTTCTGAAAAAAATTAAAGTCCAGTTTGAAATTGACCAAACCCTTGAATTTAATGTGTTGCTTTGTCAGGGAAATCCCCATTATTTAATTGATATCCCTGGCATTGATTTGGAATCGGTTGTTTCAGAAACATCACCGTTATTTGCTGATGGTAAATTAAACTGGAATATTGCCGTTGAGGGTTTAAATAAAGATTTAAATGATGGTGATATTGCCGTCAATGTTATTGAGTCGGCAACTGTCGATCAACCAGATGCTTATCATCTTGTGTTTGAAGTAGGAAATGATGGTAGTAAATTGTTCCAAAAATTTCACTATCTGCGTGATGGTGTGACAGAACCAGGAATTGGGTTAATTAGTAATCCTTTACCTCCCTTCCCACAAACAGGCCAACACACCTTCTATATTTATCAAACAGATGCGGAAACCAACAGCAAAAAATGGATACGAATTGGCGCACTCAGCAAGCCAGATGTGACAACAGATTACCCTTGCCAATATCGTGTAACTCTAGACGATCAAGGTATCCTACGGATGCACGCTGGTGAAGTACCTTACTGGACATCAAACAGTCAGGAATGCCTAAAAGAAGAGGGATGTATTTATATTGCTGAATTAGAATTGCAACCCAATGAAGTTGATAAAGAACGCGATCCATTTTGCGGCATACATTAAACCTTTGCGTTCCTCTGCGTTGAAAAAATTAAGATTTTTAAACGCAGAGGGGCGCGGAGTAAACGCAAAGGTACGCAGAGGTTTGCCAAGTTTAATTCGCTATAAAAATATTTGGAGGTGAGATTCATGCAGCACTTGCGTCAATTATTAGAGATAGAAAACTCACAGTTAGCCCAGTTACTGCGGTTTAGTTTGTATGGACTAGAGGCGACTTTAAATCAGGCTCGCACAGAATTACCACTAGATCCAGGATCTAAAATATGCGATGAGGTGCTGCAAGAACTTCATAACCTGTTGGAACCTGTACCCCCACAGCAAAATACTGGTTGGGAAGATGCGCCAGATGATTTAAAACTAAGTCACCTGCGGGAAGTTTTTGATTCTGACTCAGAACTTAATTATTATCTGGGTAATTCCCAACTGCAAAGCACAACGGATTCAGATTTGTGGAATGAGATTCAACGCAAGCTGCTGCGAGTACCAGAAGATTTAGCTGAAACTTGGCGATCGCGCACTTTAGATTTAGCTCAAGAAGTTGGTGCGATCGCAGATAATTCTAATCTCTTTCAGCTTCCCTTTATCCGCGATGAAATTATCTATCCCGGCCTTAGTGGTACTGTTCAAACTCAGGGATTGACATTGTATCAACAAGCACTTTCAAATTCTCTAATTCCCCAAGGTAATGTATCCGATTTACCAGCAGCATTCCTATTTTTATATATGAATTTTATCGAAATAGACCCAGATTTACATCATGCTTTAAAGAGCGTTTTTAGCTTCGATGTCATTTCCTTACACTCCAAAGCAGAACAGCGTGATCAATATATTGATGCTTTAAGCGATCGCTTCCAACGCACCCAAAAAGCTGAGAAAAACACTGATCCCCTGTCAATTCTTCGTGCTTGGATTGACATGGATGAAGCAATACATTCCTTAGTATTCGTACCACCGGCTGAACGCTATTCTTGGTGGGGGAAGCTACAACATGAATCACGGCGCATCCTGAAGAAAGTTGTTGATGAGGCAATTAATGCAGGTAATGAAGTGCGAATTCGCCAATTATCAGGGCTTTATGCAGATATCTGTGCTTCATCCAAAGATGATTTACAACTAGACTGTGGTGGTATTCCTGGCGAAGTCTTAACTTGTCTGCGAGTATATGCGCGAATTAATCAGGAAGAATCCCCAGGTCGTGTAATATTTCGCTCATCACGGTAAGAGAATTTCCTTATAAAGGAAAGGCAGACAATTTTATGAATCGCTGCCTTTCCCGATCATCTAATGAAGCTATAAAAACCTTTAAATCTATAGAATGCCCCAGAAGTGTAAAATCCCTTGACCAGAAAACACTTCAAGCGCAACAGCAGATAAAAAACCAATCATTGCAAAACGACCGTTCCAGTTTTCGCTCTGAGGAGTGAAGCCCCAGCGCAAAGCATTGGGATCTTGTGAAACTGAAGGCGTAGTCTTTTTAACGTCTGCCATAAATAATACTCCGAGCTTTTATGTTGTAACAGGTATAACTGCCTGTAAAGTAATGTAACAGATTTTTAAGAGAATGCAACATAAACTCGATATAAAATTCAGTAATATATATTACGGGTGCGTAATTTTGTGTTAGTAGATTTGCGATCGCCTACGGTGGCAAGCTACGCACCAACAGCCAATTAACTATGACTCACTACCGGGAAAAAATATAGGTAAGACAAACGCTGTCAGAATTCCACCCAGCACAATAACCTCAATAATTCTGAGGTAAAAATTGTTTTGCATAAAATTATTCATTCCCGCACCAAAGTTAGCCTGTAAGCTAGTCAACCAACCACAGAAACGACTAGACCATTTAACAGGGCTATCTTCTGGGCGAAACTTCCACAAAAACATTGAGAGTAACAACGGCGCACCACCGACCTTGGTAGACATCAAAACATGAATCGCCACACAGCAAACCATCACAACCCAGCCACTAAGGTGAAGGGAGTACCAAATATGATCTAGCTGCCCTGCTGGAAGCCATTCTTCCTTCATCATCCTGCCAGAGTTCACAGCCAAAATAGCGGCGATGAGCATGAGAGTATTTGATAGACGTTGCAAGCTAACCCACCAAATCGGCTTGCCAACCTGGGTTAGTTGCTGCAAAGAATCAGATTGAAGCAAACGCTTTTGTCCAGCATGAAAGCTATAGAGGGCAAAAGCAGGGAGAATAAGCAAGAAAAATAATGCAAAAGTGCCGTGAATACCCTGAATATCCCCAATTTGAGGAAATGGTATTTTACCAAATCGGCGATCGTAAGTGTTGTAAACCAAAAATCCAGTAACAATTGCTGCAATAACTAAAATTCCACTCGCGCCGTGAAGAATTCGCAACAACAAAGGTTGATAAGGTGCAGAACGGGGCATAAAATGAGCCTTGGTAGCTTACTTCAGAAAATTGTAACCATTCAGGAAGAAATTAACTCTTGCTTGGTTATTTCTATGCTTTAATAGCCAATACTGAACTGAACTATGGCAAAGAAAAATATTAATAAAAATTTGAATATATGGCTGAAGTTCTCCATTTTACAGGATTTATAAAAGGAGTGACCTATAAAACTTACTTGGATGATAATTTAAGTAGGATTAATTTAGATGTATTTGATGTCAATAAAGAAAGGGGTTATGGATTAATCAAGTCACCTACAACTGAAATTGCTTATTCAAAATGGGTATCACCTAAGAGAACCAGAAGTTATCCATTTGCCAGAATTTATAATACATATAATTCCTCAAAAGTTATAACTATTATCCCGGTGATTAAAGATGAGGGCAAAGATGGAGATATAGATAAAATTCAATACTCTACCATTTCTTGGATGAATTTGCTTAACATCTATATAGTACTTGCTTATTACAAAACAGCAAAAAAAAGTACTAAAAAGGGACAAATTAATAAGAATAAGTTGAGTAATCAGAAATTTGCTAATGATTTTGTTAAATTTCAAATCAATGAAATATTAGCATATCGACAAAGCGCACTTCATTGGAATAAGAATCTATTTGAAGAAAGATTTACACAAACTTTTGAAAAAGCTTTAGATTCTTATGATTCTATTTTTCATCAAACCGGAGTAATAATTCACTCACGAGAAGGATTAGATAAATACTTACATAAAATCAGAGAAGAGTTTGAGGAATTTAAGAATATTTCTCTAAAAGGTTCTCAGAGTGCTAGTAAGAGAGAAGCGCTGACTTCTCATAAACTAGAATATTTAGTGGATGGATTAAAAGCAACTTTTAGTATTGAAAACTATCTTGGCGGAATTTACTATTTGACTCCTGATGAGATAATATTTGAGAACAACACGTATATTATACAAGAATCAAAAAATACTTCAAAAGCATCCTTGCCAAAACTCCCTGATATTCAAGATGGTTTATTCAAGCTAATTTTATTTTCTAATTTAGATTCTTTAATATTGAACGATGAGCCAGTATTATTTGTTACCAAACTAAAGCTTACGGGCAACAACGTTGTTGGTTCTATTGTTTTTCCAGATGCATCTCTAGAAGACCTAGAATACTTTTTAGAAGTTAATATTAAAATTTTTAATACAAATCAAAAAGCAATTATCAAAAAATTGGCTTTAGAAGCTCAAAACAATCATAAACTTAAAATAGAAGTATCCAGTAATTTTGAAACATTATAATCTTGGTTATGATTAAAAGCCCTCTCCGTTATCCTGGTGGTAAGTCGAAAGCAATAAATCAAATAGTTGAATACTTGCCAGAGAGCTTTTCTGAATTTCGAGAGCCTTTTGTAGGCGGTGGTTCTGTATTCATTTATTTAAAACAAAAGTTTCCTCATA contains:
- a CDS encoding proteasome protein, translating into MEPDKLGRFKEYGEFILRKIDSVPQHPSKQEDWVPASLDDCLLRLRSAAQKTVDLATSPVKIGVMGEFSSGKTLLLGSLIGYADALPVSENPTTGNVTAIHIIPQDDFATTQLSNFTVEYLSHEGVHECLRFMLGEAHKRTTAAGLPPIPVSKLNSGKDIISWCEEAWNSSNNLELRYLLRELVLFLRAYQAYGEVMCGGHYQIDATTAREGLQLIEQPMAIQNLKFEDLPPAHIRLPSPPQRLPTKLLQNSFPLIRRVDIDVKISREIWDFTGAAKFILIDFPGLGAANSGARDTFLSLRELAEVQTILVLLNGKSPGSDRANKIFTMMQQQRPGQDLKDLILVGVGRFDQLPLDSEGGERELDHLIEDSHLKEETVFQKLKVLQTTIDGAEAFTTQKDRIVLLSPLLGLAELAKRSTTVKAGSPDFLANLDYPDYLDRSKRLQDKWELLSERLLETDPRSNLGKQLGYFGQDGGLSKLRELIQTHVATHGLKQLYEDTRRAADVVSQQQDHLKDIIDEIHEQGIPTGDSPAFIELRFVVESLDKIYRNFQKDLGTEPLKDRRGVVVSDVVKDELTFRILNWNQWTLLFNKANNGAIALAESKGAAGKLFDRGNRVNTSLPTKSDDFYPVFEKTVKEVEDFARDRIHQAVVDLLNQLSNYVAPEREQLQVFFHPDMEQQIEEKFGFEDADLFYKLLLGCDPNEWKEAIISEISSKDKTVAPETIFPLARQDEKHNVGQIFDWAPEKSQGLSRSSNHQLLVLRLRDEITASASLHLVQYVSEVNQQINSEIAGILDQIIPSLQNLSKKETLLRYLAAGDLPPEIAIPTWLQIISELAAVSYLDDLR
- a CDS encoding molecular chaperone — its product is MNPFQLNKYSEQEPSEKQQKRFPGWFALDFGTSNSTVTLFDPIEVPIAEILPKEQEMRLRDRLSQWLSSPASVALPDVSDDDWAKFITEISKNLEIDPRKLSEVFESDNKERFLEAIRQIELSLGNSERFRRAVSKKLYQIYHEVFRVPTLESQNLIPVVLDIDRRDTEIPSELEISQLGDLKLRMGREARDNRKKAIAQGTSSSLKEIISRFHHSPKRYFGQERSFSVILDGKEEIITANQLIQSAWAHLIELTEDYRQRAQRRFSEGTFLTAVVTYPTVAPPVVRKEVKEFVEQLGIDDVQTAYDEAVSVAIFFLWREFGGNLNIGIESFKTRCRQVGNKWSQNVLVLDIGGGTTDLALIELTLEDKTPTFADYEDRGLGGRYYKLTPKLLGSSGHLQLGGELITLRIFRLLKVAIADFLLTAVTTGDIESEKLEDLISSELNERFLEQGKFKSGSLLKCLDKENPEGDIAYKDALDTAEKILPTRWQQTPQRLQSFYILWDHAEAAKLKLGQKAPADNSLLTFTLSEQQISELLTQSAVKLQVKDPNSICVTLDNHQFERATVSGIKEAIGIAKGLMESRLRPDDLTKDSWNSQKVDWLILSGKTCNLDIVQRQIYQEFSKSPYFVWNPERITFVLEFTKLATSAGACYAEKLRRLRFDPEESKSLLRKGANQLEIDVKNLFYYLPCNFKRKTQSNDLLTIFKAGQELYQLAPWESVAKVRTAWQGIQLTNIIYRQDYEDGDLRLWGSFDGKNLMNKLGMQEAEFLKKIKVQFEIDQTLEFNVLLCQGNPHYLIDIPGIDLESVVSETSPLFADGKLNWNIAVEGLNKDLNDGDIAVNVIESATVDQPDAYHLVFEVGNDGSKLFQKFHYLRDGVTEPGIGLISNPLPPFPQTGQHTFYIYQTDAETNSKKWIRIGALSKPDVTTDYPCQYRVTLDDQGILRMHAGEVPYWTSNSQECLKEEGCIYIAELELQPNEVDKERDPFCGIH
- a CDS encoding high light inducible protein encodes the protein MADVKKTTPSVSQDPNALRWGFTPQSENWNGRFAMIGFLSAVALEVFSGQGILHFWGIL
- a CDS encoding cytochrome b/b6 domain-containing protein, whose translation is MPRSAPYQPLLLRILHGASGILVIAAIVTGFLVYNTYDRRFGKIPFPQIGDIQGIHGTFALFFLLILPAFALYSFHAGQKRLLQSDSLQQLTQVGKPIWWVSLQRLSNTLMLIAAILAVNSGRMMKEEWLPAGQLDHIWYSLHLSGWVVMVCCVAIHVLMSTKVGGAPLLLSMFLWKFRPEDSPVKWSSRFCGWLTSLQANFGAGMNNFMQNNFYLRIIEVIVLGGILTAFVLPIFFPGSES